A genomic stretch from Sulfobacillus thermosulfidooxidans includes:
- a CDS encoding ABC transporter permease, with amino-acid sequence MSFFTNPELWTLTVTISVPLIYAALGGMFSERGGVINISMEGMMLTAAFVSVVFANIGHNPWIGLAMGVLSSVVMAMLFGWATLRLQADQVVVGMAINLLALGITGYLLDAFYGYNGTPTNTPSLPTIDIHWLGGIPVIGPALAQENVLAFLLIPVLLAAQYLLFYTPWGLRLRSMGEKPQAGRSAGLNVTRYRLSGIILSGILSGIAGAYLSIGVLNSFNVDMTAGRGYIALAAMIFGNWRPKGVLLAALMFGFLSAASIQLQGTLIPSDIVLMVPYLLTVIAVGGFVGRTTPPAADGVPYQDESL; translated from the coding sequence GTGAGTTTTTTTACAAATCCGGAGCTCTGGACATTGACCGTGACGATCTCTGTTCCCCTAATTTATGCGGCATTGGGCGGGATGTTTTCGGAACGGGGTGGGGTTATCAACATTAGTATGGAAGGAATGATGTTGACCGCAGCGTTCGTCTCGGTAGTCTTCGCTAATATTGGGCATAACCCCTGGATTGGCTTGGCTATGGGGGTTTTAAGTAGTGTGGTCATGGCTATGTTATTCGGTTGGGCTACATTGCGGTTGCAGGCGGACCAAGTTGTCGTCGGGATGGCCATAAATTTATTGGCCTTAGGCATTACGGGTTACCTCTTAGATGCTTTTTATGGATATAATGGCACACCTACCAATACTCCCTCATTGCCAACGATTGATATTCACTGGCTCGGTGGGATTCCTGTAATCGGACCAGCTTTGGCCCAAGAGAATGTGTTGGCGTTTTTATTGATTCCTGTCCTGTTAGCGGCACAATATCTGCTGTTTTATACACCATGGGGTCTTCGCTTGCGATCAATGGGAGAAAAACCGCAGGCCGGGCGCAGCGCAGGGCTCAATGTGACTCGTTACCGGCTGTCTGGGATTATTTTATCGGGCATTTTATCCGGTATAGCAGGAGCCTACCTCTCGATTGGGGTGTTAAACAGTTTTAATGTCGACATGACGGCAGGCCGCGGTTATATTGCTTTAGCGGCGATGATTTTTGGTAATTGGCGTCCCAAAGGCGTATTATTGGCAGCTTTGATGTTTGGGTTTTTGTCGGCTGCTAGTATTCAACTTCAAGGCACACTCATTCCGTCGGACATTGTTCTCATGGTACCCTATTTATTAACCGTGATTGCCGTAGGGGGATTTGTTGGCCGTACGACGCCGCCGGCAGCGGACGGTGTTCCCTATCAAGATGAGTCCTTATAG
- a CDS encoding carbohydrate kinase family protein: MADIDVLVLGDTAWDTVVRTNKPLRFGHDMPAQIFAGPGGQGLNMAVSANKENAKTALITQIGCDDRSQFLRNWILQQGIALPLLTEEEPLTQVVAVVRNDGERALLTDPGKGPLAWPPSPIQPRILLISGYLLDRNDGAERVTAWMKWAREQEATILLDAAHLRLAPQLAVMLEYADWLLANEEEWKALGSPRSSAVLLKRGASGIVVMQANEKLQIPSPPGNIIDTTGAGDAVAGSFAAMLAKNRNPLEAATRAVLRGVETCGHLGAVCWENVNHPTWPEGRSL; the protein is encoded by the coding sequence ATGGCTGATATCGATGTCCTCGTTTTGGGCGATACGGCATGGGATACCGTTGTGCGCACGAACAAACCGTTGAGATTCGGCCACGATATGCCCGCACAGATTTTTGCAGGACCCGGGGGTCAGGGATTAAACATGGCGGTGAGTGCGAACAAAGAGAACGCGAAGACCGCCTTAATAACCCAAATCGGGTGCGATGATCGAAGCCAATTTTTACGGAATTGGATACTCCAACAAGGGATTGCCCTGCCTCTTTTGACTGAAGAAGAGCCCTTGACGCAAGTGGTGGCCGTGGTCAGAAATGATGGGGAACGGGCTTTGTTAACCGATCCCGGGAAAGGCCCTTTGGCTTGGCCCCCATCGCCCATACAACCGCGTATTTTGCTCATCTCCGGATATCTGCTAGACCGGAATGATGGTGCGGAGCGGGTGACCGCTTGGATGAAATGGGCCCGCGAACAGGAGGCGACGATCCTGCTTGATGCCGCGCATCTTCGCCTTGCCCCTCAACTCGCTGTGATGTTGGAATATGCCGATTGGCTCTTAGCCAATGAAGAAGAGTGGAAGGCCTTAGGATCCCCTCGTTCTTCTGCTGTATTATTAAAACGCGGAGCATCCGGAATTGTTGTGATGCAGGCGAATGAGAAGCTGCAGATTCCTTCCCCACCCGGCAATATTATCGATACCACCGGAGCCGGTGATGCTGTGGCCGGAAGCTTTGCCGCAATGTTGGCGAAAAATCGCAATCCTCTTGAAGCAGCCACTCGCGCGGTCTTGCGCGGGGTCGAAACTTGTGGCCATTTGGGAGCGGTTTGTTGGGAAAATGTTAATCACCCAACCTGGCCTGAAGGCCGGAGTTTGTGA
- a CDS encoding BMP family lipoprotein has product MRKSSALALITTAIFSGGLLAACGASSAASSPSGTTAKAKYKVGLVTDTGGLNDHGFNHLAYLGLMQAKNQLGVTTSVVQSETESDYVPFLTNYAKQGYNLVIAVGFLMAQAVQQVSKEFPHTKFMIIDDEVPGPNVTSSLFETQQCGYLVGELAGLVQKDHALPHINSYNTLGVVGGESIPPVNTYIAGFYAGVHAVDPSAKIILKYTNDFNNPNNGQTYAQSEIAQHADIIFQVAGGSGLGVITAAKQAHVYAIGVDANQNYLAPNTVITSAEKGIQVATFDTIKDGLQGTLKAGVQYYSLSNNGVGMAPPISAIPASIVQQVLQSEKAIRAGKIIPPTTIP; this is encoded by the coding sequence ATGAGAAAATCAAGTGCACTCGCCTTGATTACGACCGCGATATTTTCGGGAGGGTTATTAGCTGCATGTGGAGCATCGTCCGCTGCCTCATCCCCTAGTGGCACAACGGCAAAAGCCAAGTATAAAGTTGGATTGGTTACGGATACGGGTGGGCTGAATGATCATGGATTTAATCATCTGGCATATCTCGGTTTGATGCAAGCGAAAAATCAACTTGGTGTCACAACTTCAGTGGTACAGTCAGAAACCGAATCGGATTATGTGCCATTTCTGACCAACTATGCCAAGCAAGGTTACAACTTGGTCATCGCCGTAGGCTTTTTAATGGCGCAAGCCGTCCAGCAAGTATCTAAAGAATTTCCGCATACCAAATTTATGATTATTGATGATGAAGTGCCAGGGCCCAATGTTACTTCCTCATTATTTGAAACGCAGCAGTGTGGTTATCTCGTTGGGGAATTGGCCGGTTTGGTGCAAAAAGATCACGCCCTGCCCCATATTAATTCCTATAATACACTGGGCGTCGTGGGCGGTGAATCAATTCCTCCTGTGAATACCTATATCGCAGGATTTTATGCTGGGGTTCATGCCGTAGATCCTTCCGCCAAGATTATCTTGAAATATACCAATGACTTCAACAATCCCAATAACGGGCAAACTTATGCGCAATCAGAAATTGCTCAGCATGCCGATATTATCTTTCAGGTTGCCGGAGGCTCCGGACTCGGGGTGATTACTGCAGCCAAACAGGCTCATGTTTATGCGATTGGAGTCGATGCCAATCAAAATTATCTTGCTCCCAACACCGTGATTACCAGTGCGGAAAAAGGCATTCAAGTCGCCACATTTGACACGATAAAAGACGGTTTGCAGGGTACGTTAAAAGCGGGCGTTCAATATTACAGTTTATCGAATAATGGGGTTGGCATGGCCCCGCCAATTTCAGCTATTCCGGCAAGTATTGTGCAACAAGTTTTACAGTCGGAAAAAGCTATTCGCGCAGGAAAGATTATTCCTCCCACCACAATACCGTAG
- a CDS encoding ABC transporter ATP-binding protein has protein sequence MMAQLDVKDVTKHFGSLMANDHISFSVESGEVLAILGENGAGKSTLMKIVSGFLRPDTGTVRVDGQNLRLGDPQEAIAAGIGMIHQHFMLINRMSVVENLILGHEPKTLWGQLDKRRAEREVRELADKFGLHINPGSLVENLTVGEQQRVEILKAFYRGAKILILDEPTALLTPQETLGLFKSIREFAQMGLSVVFISHKLDEVLTISDRVLVIRRGRVVEQTLTKDTDAHSLARMMVGRDVNLTMSRTVKATSDEVLRLERLWIRATRSSHALGPMSLRLNKGEILGVAGIEGNGQQELAESVVGLREPDGGHVVLNGTTIEKFSVRKRLEAGIGYVPADRQEEGLVLDLKIWENFILRDYYRYPYRRGMGIDHQVAKEHAEAAIKAFDIRPGNIELPCRALSGGNQQKLLLAREISRNPHVLVISQPTRGLDVGAIEYVHQQLIALAAGGTAILLISLELDELIRLSNRIVVLFRGQISGQAERRAFNRQQFGLWMAGQQSKELLL, from the coding sequence ATGATGGCCCAACTTGATGTGAAAGACGTGACCAAACATTTTGGATCCCTGATGGCTAATGACCACATTTCCTTTTCCGTGGAATCCGGGGAAGTTTTGGCCATCCTTGGGGAGAATGGTGCGGGCAAATCAACCCTGATGAAAATTGTGTCGGGCTTCCTGCGACCGGACACAGGCACGGTAAGGGTCGATGGCCAAAACCTTCGGTTAGGGGATCCCCAGGAAGCTATTGCCGCTGGTATCGGGATGATCCACCAACATTTTATGTTGATCAATCGGATGAGTGTAGTCGAAAACCTAATTTTAGGGCATGAACCTAAAACCCTTTGGGGTCAATTGGATAAACGACGGGCTGAGCGCGAAGTCCGCGAACTGGCCGACAAATTTGGGCTTCATATTAATCCCGGAAGTCTCGTGGAAAATTTAACGGTGGGCGAGCAACAACGGGTAGAAATCTTGAAAGCTTTCTACCGCGGCGCCAAAATTCTTATTCTCGACGAACCGACAGCGCTTTTAACGCCACAAGAAACGCTCGGATTATTTAAATCGATTCGCGAATTTGCCCAAATGGGATTGTCCGTGGTGTTTATCAGTCACAAGTTGGACGAAGTGTTAACCATTTCAGACCGGGTTCTCGTTATCCGCCGAGGGCGGGTTGTTGAGCAGACTCTCACCAAAGACACGGATGCACACAGTTTGGCACGGATGATGGTTGGCCGGGATGTGAATCTTACCATGAGCCGCACGGTTAAAGCTACAAGCGACGAAGTATTACGCCTTGAACGGCTATGGATTCGTGCAACACGATCAAGCCATGCCTTGGGTCCGATGAGTCTTCGGCTCAACAAAGGGGAAATTTTGGGTGTAGCCGGTATCGAAGGCAATGGCCAGCAAGAATTAGCAGAAAGTGTCGTGGGCTTAAGAGAGCCAGATGGCGGTCACGTCGTGTTGAATGGAACAACGATCGAAAAATTTTCCGTGAGAAAGCGGCTCGAAGCGGGCATTGGCTATGTGCCAGCAGACCGGCAAGAAGAAGGGTTAGTGCTTGATCTAAAGATTTGGGAGAACTTTATTTTGCGTGACTATTACCGCTATCCCTATCGACGGGGCATGGGCATTGATCACCAAGTGGCCAAAGAGCATGCTGAGGCGGCTATCAAGGCGTTTGATATCCGTCCGGGAAATATTGAACTGCCATGCCGTGCATTATCCGGCGGCAATCAACAAAAGTTGTTATTAGCGCGGGAAATCAGTCGAAATCCGCATGTCCTTGTGATTTCCCAACCAACGCGCGGACTCGATGTGGGAGCTATCGAATATGTTCACCAGCAATTAATAGCCTTGGCAGCGGGCGGAACCGCTATTCTGCTTATTTCATTGGAATTAGATGAATTAATCCGGTTGTCTAATCGCATTGTCGTTCTCTTCCGTGGCCAAATTTCCGGACAGGCTGAACGTCGTGCGTTTAATCGCCAACAATTTGGGCTGTGGATGGCTGGACAACAGTCCAAGGAGCTTCTCTTATGA
- a CDS encoding pseudouridine-5'-phosphate glycosidase, whose amino-acid sequence MMEHMRVHPEVQEALAHNRAVVALETAVLTHGLPYPANVETVRDMAYAVRSSGSVPAVIGLLHGDVVVGLEPSEWEEILVDAEKCSIRDLAPAIIHHKNGGTTVAATAYIAQKAGIDVFATGGIGGVHRGASHTWDISADLYAMASCPIVIVSSGAKSILDLPKTMEFLESMGIPVIGYQTRDFPGFYVASTGLALPHFVEDVHEVGSMVRTMRDLALPQALLLVQPGPLPVDPDLVENLVRDALEHAAAQGISGKLLTPFLLNYLNSVAGDHLQRANIALLKANAALAGKVAGALHG is encoded by the coding sequence ATGATGGAACATATGAGGGTTCATCCCGAGGTTCAAGAGGCATTGGCACACAATAGAGCAGTGGTGGCATTGGAAACCGCGGTATTAACCCATGGCCTGCCCTATCCGGCCAATGTTGAAACGGTCCGGGATATGGCGTACGCGGTGCGCTCGTCTGGGTCCGTTCCCGCGGTCATCGGTCTTCTTCATGGGGACGTGGTTGTGGGATTGGAGCCCTCCGAATGGGAAGAAATCTTGGTGGATGCGGAAAAGTGCTCGATTCGTGATTTAGCTCCGGCCATCATCCATCATAAAAATGGGGGCACCACGGTGGCCGCAACCGCCTATATCGCCCAAAAGGCGGGCATCGATGTCTTTGCCACGGGGGGCATTGGTGGTGTGCACCGCGGGGCTAGTCACACATGGGATATTTCTGCCGATCTTTATGCGATGGCGTCTTGCCCTATCGTGATTGTATCTTCGGGAGCCAAAAGTATATTGGATTTACCAAAAACAATGGAATTTCTTGAGTCTATGGGAATTCCCGTGATTGGCTACCAAACTCGAGATTTCCCCGGATTTTATGTGGCCTCTACGGGCCTTGCGCTGCCCCACTTTGTCGAAGATGTCCACGAAGTGGGCTCCATGGTCCGCACTATGCGAGATTTGGCATTGCCACAAGCCTTACTTCTAGTGCAGCCTGGACCTTTGCCAGTCGATCCCGATTTGGTGGAGAATCTTGTGCGTGACGCCTTGGAACATGCCGCCGCCCAGGGAATTTCGGGGAAGCTCCTTACTCCCTTCTTGTTGAACTATTTGAATAGTGTGGCCGGAGATCATTTACAACGGGCTAATATTGCATTATTGAAAGCCAATGCAGCCCTAGCGGGAAAAGTTGCTGGAGCACTTCATGGCTGA
- a CDS encoding ABC transporter permease — protein MSRSRMILRPWLKPLFTVIMGLVISALIAQVTGYPAWTVLSALWAGSVGNLSNLASTLVIFVPLSLMGLGIAIAFRAGLFNIGAEGQYWMGAIAAAWVGAMGGRWVPGLHLVALIMAAVAAGGLYALIPGVLKAYRGAHEVITTMMLSYAAIEFGHYLIEKGPLMLPGSIPESPPIAASATLPILVPTTELSAALFFAFLGIIVAAWLLFRTRLGFEIQMTGQNSKAARLAGISVPRLTMMSMMLSGMFAGLAGGLQISGVSHQLFDSFANQYGYTAIVVALLARNNPWAIIPSAFLFAALQSGAGYMQMNANIPAQIAYVIQGTIVFMVAIDRLFDWIGQKMGWFRKDDNPPAESVPSITHVMVEEEGTL, from the coding sequence ATGAGCCGAAGTCGTATGATTTTGCGTCCATGGCTGAAGCCTTTATTTACGGTAATCATGGGCCTTGTGATTAGCGCTCTGATTGCCCAAGTTACGGGGTATCCTGCGTGGACCGTGCTCTCGGCACTATGGGCCGGTTCAGTAGGAAATTTGAGTAATCTCGCGAGCACCCTAGTGATTTTTGTTCCCTTGTCATTAATGGGCTTGGGCATTGCTATCGCATTTCGCGCAGGGTTATTCAATATTGGCGCCGAGGGTCAATATTGGATGGGAGCCATTGCTGCCGCGTGGGTAGGAGCGATGGGAGGGCGATGGGTTCCGGGTCTTCATCTTGTGGCCTTGATTATGGCTGCTGTGGCGGCTGGCGGACTTTATGCTTTAATTCCGGGTGTTTTGAAAGCATACCGGGGAGCCCACGAAGTTATTACTACAATGATGCTCAGTTATGCCGCCATTGAATTTGGGCATTATCTTATTGAAAAGGGACCCTTAATGCTGCCTGGCAGTATTCCCGAATCGCCACCCATTGCCGCTTCTGCCACTCTTCCTATCTTGGTGCCCACAACGGAACTCTCGGCGGCATTGTTTTTTGCCTTCCTCGGGATTATTGTGGCCGCATGGCTTTTGTTCCGGACTCGTTTGGGATTCGAAATTCAAATGACCGGACAAAATTCTAAAGCGGCCCGGTTGGCTGGGATATCGGTACCCCGACTCACTATGATGAGCATGATGCTATCAGGAATGTTTGCCGGACTGGCGGGAGGGTTACAAATTAGTGGGGTATCGCATCAACTCTTTGATTCTTTTGCCAATCAATATGGTTATACGGCCATTGTTGTAGCCTTACTGGCCCGTAACAATCCCTGGGCGATTATTCCCTCTGCATTTTTGTTTGCAGCATTGCAAAGTGGCGCCGGTTACATGCAAATGAATGCCAATATTCCCGCCCAGATTGCTTATGTGATTCAAGGCACCATTGTGTTTATGGTGGCCATTGATCGGTTGTTTGACTGGATAGGACAGAAAATGGGATGGTTTCGGAAAGATGACAACCCACCAGCAGAGTCAGTTCCATCAATAACCCATGTGATGGTCGAGGAGGAAGGAACACTGTGA
- a CDS encoding PucR family transcriptional regulator, which translates to MLRVRDVLARNLFVPAQVVAGHQGLERPVKWVHVGEIPNIGDYLRGGELVLTTGLGLGTPENRKMFMDGLIEALAAGLVVELGTYFQELPPDLLEMGNQHDFPLIVFPHSVRFLDLSQEVNSLLLSQHHKILEDLDALSSCLRKVLLNTEGLPSLFGTSYDTLKRPIAYVPRDHGTPMLWGEWPFAVLPYQDEAPHPIFCPHPLPHLRQSITVFGHPVGDVLFLLPSLQVDEYWYLALDRVTTAAAQEVIRADTLEKRKRHEEGVLLEQLLFNQNPAPELIRRFRSRYNYGHHKSFRVMLMESTVHQAANTLGMLLRDLSTLFTTAVMEHDERMATVVMGRPRDIERLPDRIRAFFAIHPTVPVAPMGISNSHYPVEEIHQAFGEAHDAATIARLSPPGPAIRCYEKLGAYRWILSTPITELEERVIHPELDPLLNSSKKHTHGLLETLEALLMLQGSKVDVSQVLGIHRQTLYARIRSLKMLLGDDFMVFERRVALENAILAHRYVRLYKHSNSSSPTLVRQFL; encoded by the coding sequence ATGTTACGTGTTCGGGATGTGTTAGCAAGGAATCTCTTTGTTCCCGCGCAGGTGGTCGCAGGTCATCAGGGGCTTGAGAGGCCTGTCAAATGGGTGCATGTCGGCGAAATTCCCAACATCGGCGATTATCTCCGGGGCGGGGAATTGGTTTTAACCACGGGATTAGGTCTTGGTACCCCTGAAAATCGGAAAATGTTTATGGATGGGCTCATTGAGGCGCTAGCCGCTGGCCTCGTCGTTGAACTTGGCACCTACTTTCAGGAACTTCCTCCCGATCTGCTCGAAATGGGTAACCAGCATGATTTTCCCTTAATCGTCTTTCCTCATTCCGTGCGTTTTCTAGACCTATCTCAAGAAGTGAATAGTCTCTTATTGAGTCAGCATCATAAGATTTTAGAAGATCTCGATGCGTTGTCGAGTTGTCTTCGTAAAGTGCTCTTGAATACCGAAGGACTTCCCAGCTTATTTGGCACCAGTTATGACACCCTAAAACGCCCCATCGCTTATGTTCCCCGCGATCATGGTACACCTATGCTGTGGGGCGAATGGCCCTTTGCCGTCCTCCCTTATCAAGATGAAGCCCCGCACCCCATTTTCTGCCCTCATCCCCTTCCCCACTTACGCCAATCGATCACAGTTTTTGGCCACCCCGTGGGCGACGTGTTATTTCTCCTGCCATCTTTACAGGTTGATGAATACTGGTACCTAGCTCTTGATCGGGTCACAACAGCTGCTGCCCAAGAAGTCATTCGCGCCGACACCCTAGAAAAACGTAAACGGCACGAAGAAGGTGTGTTACTCGAACAGTTGCTATTTAATCAAAACCCGGCACCCGAACTCATCAGGCGGTTTCGTTCGCGTTATAATTATGGACATCACAAAAGCTTTCGTGTCATGCTTATGGAGAGTACCGTCCATCAGGCAGCAAACACCTTGGGAATGTTGCTGCGAGACTTATCCACCCTGTTTACCACCGCGGTGATGGAACACGATGAGCGCATGGCCACCGTCGTCATGGGACGTCCTAGGGACATTGAGCGATTACCAGACCGTATTCGGGCTTTTTTTGCCATTCATCCCACCGTGCCTGTGGCTCCAATGGGCATATCAAACAGTCATTATCCGGTCGAAGAGATTCATCAAGCCTTCGGGGAAGCACATGATGCGGCCACCATAGCGCGGCTAAGTCCGCCTGGCCCAGCCATTCGGTGTTATGAAAAATTAGGCGCGTACCGCTGGATTTTGTCGACTCCCATTACCGAGCTTGAAGAGCGTGTGATTCATCCAGAACTTGATCCGTTGTTAAACTCCTCGAAGAAACATACTCATGGACTATTAGAAACCCTGGAAGCACTCCTCATGCTGCAAGGCTCAAAGGTCGATGTCTCCCAAGTCTTAGGGATTCATCGCCAAACTCTTTACGCCCGCATACGCTCCCTCAAAATGTTGCTGGGGGATGACTTTATGGTCTTTGAACGCCGTGTGGCCTTGGAAAATGCGATTTTGGCTCACCGTTATGTACGTCTGTATAAGCACAGTAATTCTTCTTCTCCTACCCTCGTTCGCCAGTTCCTCTAA
- a CDS encoding acetamidase/formamidase family protein, whose product MSQTETTLFVNRFTHGLIGPDTGFFATVQSGSRIRAITPPGCWGPMITPDFRGGHEVTQPVYIENAEIGDAVALYIEDVRVLSLAASTGTMRVNDKACEGDAFVAKKCPGCGRPWPQTQLQGIGEESIRCVHCGAEASPFHFRQGYTVVFDRDHNAAIAVDQTHAEQFAAEAKRFASLPEQSEQYPILVFAAHELTGLPIRVRPCIGNIGTMPAKTIPDSHNAGDFGAFLVDAPHEYGLSEEELDAVRTDAHLDCTDVRPGAVLLCPVKVPGAGVYMGDAHSIMGRGELAVHSIDITADITIRVDVLKGVNLPGPILLPNGEDLPRIAKPYTVEERQSFAALAKQYDIFADTDMGPVQFIGTGKDLNAAVDNAIERAHQFLGISRDEVMNRATVTGEVQITRLPGTVQLSLLLPRTLLEDKGLWPLVKTQYTL is encoded by the coding sequence ATGTCCCAGACAGAGACCACGTTATTCGTTAACCGCTTTACCCACGGACTAATTGGGCCAGATACCGGTTTTTTTGCGACGGTTCAAAGTGGTAGCCGGATTCGTGCCATTACGCCGCCCGGTTGTTGGGGACCCATGATTACGCCAGATTTTCGTGGGGGTCATGAGGTCACCCAACCCGTCTATATTGAAAATGCGGAAATTGGGGATGCGGTGGCGCTGTATATCGAAGACGTTCGGGTGCTGTCGCTTGCGGCTAGTACCGGGACGATGCGTGTAAACGACAAAGCCTGTGAAGGCGACGCCTTTGTTGCGAAAAAATGTCCGGGATGTGGACGACCCTGGCCCCAAACACAGTTACAAGGCATTGGTGAAGAATCGATTCGCTGTGTCCACTGTGGAGCGGAAGCCAGTCCCTTTCATTTTCGCCAGGGATATACTGTGGTCTTTGATCGTGACCATAATGCGGCTATAGCGGTTGACCAAACCCATGCGGAACAGTTTGCTGCTGAGGCTAAGCGCTTCGCCTCGTTGCCTGAACAAAGTGAGCAATACCCGATTTTGGTGTTCGCCGCACATGAACTGACGGGCCTTCCCATCCGCGTCCGTCCATGCATTGGAAATATTGGGACCATGCCCGCCAAAACGATTCCTGACTCGCATAATGCCGGTGACTTTGGCGCCTTTTTAGTCGATGCGCCTCATGAATATGGCTTAAGTGAAGAGGAGTTAGACGCTGTGCGCACCGATGCCCATTTAGACTGCACGGACGTTCGCCCGGGCGCGGTATTGCTTTGTCCTGTAAAGGTTCCAGGTGCTGGGGTTTATATGGGAGATGCCCATTCGATTATGGGCCGGGGTGAGCTGGCTGTGCATAGCATTGATATTACGGCCGACATTACCATCCGGGTGGACGTGTTAAAAGGCGTTAATTTGCCAGGTCCCATTCTCTTACCCAATGGGGAAGATTTGCCGCGCATTGCCAAACCCTATACAGTGGAAGAACGTCAATCTTTTGCCGCCTTAGCCAAGCAATATGACATCTTTGCCGATACCGACATGGGACCCGTCCAATTTATCGGAACCGGCAAAGATTTGAACGCGGCGGTCGATAACGCGATTGAGAGGGCCCACCAATTTCTTGGGATATCACGCGATGAAGTGATGAATCGTGCGACAGTGACCGGCGAAGTACAAATTACCCGGTTACCGGGGACTGTTCAACTCTCCTTATTATTACCGCGCACCTTGCTTGAGGACAAAGGACTTTGGCCGCTTGTGAAAACACAATATACGTTATAG